One window from the genome of Pedococcus badiiscoriae encodes:
- a CDS encoding tetratricopeptide repeat protein produces MHQQLRTLSKENAEGVAQHLVMAAALLEVDDLESAEAHAETAVRRAGRVPAAREALGLVAYRKGEWARALSEFRTARRLSGSSHMLALMVDCERGLGRPERALELAMSPEAKTLAVEDRVELAIVISGIRRDLGQLEAAQLALEIPQLKSTRKPWTARLSYAYAETLLGVGRDEDARDWFARAADADDDLETDAAERLAELDGVILTDLLEGEEDDDIVDSGDPVGGTLPTRGEAPGREAR; encoded by the coding sequence GTGCACCAGCAGCTGCGCACCCTGAGCAAGGAGAACGCCGAGGGTGTCGCCCAGCACCTCGTCATGGCTGCGGCCCTCCTCGAGGTCGACGACCTCGAGAGCGCCGAGGCGCATGCCGAGACTGCCGTTCGTCGCGCCGGCCGCGTGCCCGCGGCCCGGGAGGCGCTTGGCCTGGTGGCCTACCGCAAGGGGGAGTGGGCCAGGGCACTGAGCGAGTTCCGGACCGCGCGGCGACTCAGCGGCTCCTCGCACATGCTCGCGCTGATGGTCGACTGTGAGCGTGGCCTCGGGCGGCCGGAGCGCGCTCTCGAGCTCGCGATGTCTCCCGAGGCCAAGACCCTCGCCGTCGAGGACCGGGTCGAGCTGGCCATCGTGATCTCCGGCATCAGGCGTGACCTCGGGCAGCTCGAGGCGGCTCAGCTGGCACTGGAGATTCCGCAGCTCAAGTCGACGCGCAAGCCGTGGACGGCTCGCCTGTCCTACGCCTACGCCGAGACCCTGCTGGGTGTCGGTCGGGACGAGGACGCCCGCGACTGGTTCGCGCGCGCAGCCGACGCGGACGACGACCTGGAGACCGACGCCGCCGAGCGGCTCGCCGAGCTGGACGGGGTCATTCTGACCGACCTGCTCGAGGGTGAGGAGGACGACGACATCGTCGACTCCGGCGACCCGGTCGGCGGCACCCTGCCGACGCGCGGAGAGGCTCCGGGCAGGGAAGCCCGTTAG
- the tyrS gene encoding tyrosine--tRNA ligase, which yields MTNILDELQWRGLVAQTTDESALRKALADGPITAYCGFDPTAPSLHFGNLVQLVVLRHLQRAGHRVICLVGGSTGLIGDPRPSSERLLKTKEQTAEWVANIRRQVEPFLAAEGENPAVFVNNLDWTAPMSALDFLRDIGKHFRVNQMIKKDAVAARLNSEEGISYTEFSYQLLQGLDYLQLFRDYGCTLQTGGQDQWGNLTAGSDLIHRVEGESVHLLTTPLLTDAAGNKFGKSEGNAIWLAPAMTSPYAFYQYWVNTEDASVVKLLKVFTDRSREEIAALEQSLAEKPFLREAQKTLAADVTTLVHGAAATAAVQAASEALFGKGDVSLLDEQTLADATGELPGGEVEVGMSVTDALVAVGLVDSRNAARRVIGDGGASLNNVKLTDPEQLLAPDDFLHGQVALFRRGRRSLAAGRRGPASR from the coding sequence GTGACGAACATCCTCGACGAGCTGCAGTGGCGAGGGCTGGTGGCACAGACCACCGACGAGTCCGCTCTGCGCAAGGCACTCGCCGACGGGCCGATCACGGCGTACTGCGGCTTCGATCCCACCGCGCCGTCGCTGCACTTCGGCAACCTCGTGCAGCTGGTCGTGCTGCGCCACCTCCAGCGCGCCGGTCACCGGGTGATCTGCCTGGTCGGGGGGTCGACGGGACTGATCGGTGACCCACGGCCGTCGTCCGAGCGCCTCCTCAAGACCAAGGAGCAGACCGCCGAGTGGGTGGCGAACATCCGCAGGCAGGTGGAGCCGTTCCTCGCCGCCGAGGGTGAGAACCCTGCAGTGTTCGTGAACAACCTCGACTGGACCGCACCCATGTCGGCCCTGGACTTCCTGCGCGACATCGGCAAGCACTTCCGGGTCAACCAGATGATCAAGAAGGACGCGGTCGCGGCACGGCTGAACTCCGAGGAGGGGATCTCCTACACCGAGTTCAGCTACCAGCTGCTCCAGGGACTGGACTACCTCCAGCTCTTCCGCGACTACGGGTGCACGCTGCAGACCGGTGGGCAGGACCAGTGGGGCAACCTCACCGCGGGGTCCGACCTGATCCACCGGGTGGAGGGGGAGTCGGTGCACCTGTTGACGACCCCGTTGCTCACGGACGCCGCCGGCAACAAGTTCGGCAAGAGCGAGGGCAACGCCATCTGGCTCGCCCCCGCCATGACCAGCCCCTACGCCTTCTACCAGTACTGGGTCAACACCGAGGACGCCTCGGTGGTCAAGCTCCTCAAGGTGTTCACCGACCGGTCCCGCGAGGAGATCGCTGCCCTCGAGCAGTCGCTGGCCGAGAAGCCCTTCCTCCGTGAGGCGCAGAAGACCCTGGCCGCGGACGTGACGACCCTGGTCCACGGGGCGGCGGCGACCGCGGCGGTGCAGGCGGCCTCTGAGGCGCTCTTCGGCAAGGGGGACGTGTCGCTCCTCGACGAGCAGACCCTGGCCGATGCCACCGGTGAGCTGCCCGGGGGAGAGGTGGAGGTCGGGATGTCCGTGACCGACGCCCTCGTGGCGGTGGGGCTGGTCGACTCCCGGAACGCCGCCCGCCGGGTGATCGGCGACGGGGGTGCCTCGCTCAACAACGTCAAGCTGACCGATCCCGAGCAGCTGCTCGCGCCGGACGACTTCCTGCACGGACAGGTGGCGCTCTTTCGCCGTGGCCGTCGGTCGCTGGCCGCGGGTCGCCGAGGGCCCGCAAGCCGCTGA
- a CDS encoding SAM-dependent methyltransferase has translation MSDATRLDLELVRRGLARSRGHARALIDAGDVSIDGASAAKPATLVGPGQHVEVREEGPRWVSRAAYKLVGALETFGPDGLTAQGKRCLDVGASTGGFTQVLLHHGAAHVTALDVGHDQLVPELAADARVTERSRTTVRELRAGDIGGAVDLLVADLSFISLTLVLNTFRGLLLDTGDAMVLVKPQFEVGRTRLGKGGIVRAHGDRAWAVTEVARAGIAAGLHPRALARSPIEGGEGNAEYLLWLTPRDAESMGWEALVSRADEVTAP, from the coding sequence GTGAGCGACGCGACCCGCCTCGACCTCGAGCTCGTCCGGCGTGGACTGGCACGGTCCAGGGGGCACGCCCGAGCCCTGATCGACGCGGGTGACGTGAGCATCGACGGTGCGTCCGCCGCCAAGCCGGCCACCCTCGTGGGGCCCGGACAGCACGTCGAGGTGCGCGAGGAGGGACCGCGCTGGGTGAGCCGCGCGGCATACAAGCTCGTGGGTGCCCTGGAGACGTTCGGTCCCGACGGGCTCACGGCGCAGGGCAAGAGGTGCCTCGACGTGGGCGCCTCCACGGGCGGCTTCACCCAGGTGCTCCTGCACCACGGTGCCGCCCACGTGACGGCGCTCGACGTCGGACACGACCAGCTGGTGCCGGAGCTCGCCGCGGACGCGAGGGTCACCGAGCGGTCCCGGACCACCGTCCGCGAGCTCAGGGCTGGCGACATCGGGGGAGCGGTGGACCTGCTCGTGGCCGACCTGAGCTTCATCTCGCTGACCTTGGTGCTGAACACCTTTCGAGGCCTGCTGCTCGACACCGGCGACGCGATGGTCCTGGTCAAGCCGCAGTTCGAGGTGGGCCGCACCCGCCTCGGCAAGGGCGGCATCGTCCGCGCCCACGGCGACCGCGCCTGGGCCGTGACGGAAGTCGCCCGCGCGGGCATCGCTGCCGGGCTGCACCCCCGAGCCCTGGCGAGGAGCCCGATCGAGGGCGGTGAAGGCAACGCCGAGTACCTGCTGTGGCTGACCCCGCGCGACGCCGAGTCGATGGGATGGGAGGCTCTGGTGAGCAGAGCGGACGAGGTCACGGCACCGTGA
- a CDS encoding NAD kinase has protein sequence MSAGSTTQRRKVLLVAHPRRQEAQDVAAEVVERLHAAGIDVVVQRDEATAVKLVQHPGVTLVDDADTAAEGCELVCVLGGDGTILRGAEVSRGTGAPLLGVNLGHVGFLAEAEREDIDATVEHIVAKTYSVEERMTLEVSAYVNGDPVYTSWALNEVTVEKANRERMLEVVAEIDGRPLTTWGCDGVVVATPTGSTAYAFSAGGPVVWPDVEAVLLVPISAHALFARPMVLGPSSHLALEVVPDTLGTGALWCDGRRAVDLPPGARIEVVRSQTPVRLARLTTSPFTDRLVAKFDLSIHGWRGEARREGAVRGGQAPSTA, from the coding sequence GTGAGCGCAGGAAGTACGACGCAGCGACGCAAGGTGCTGCTCGTGGCCCACCCGCGCCGCCAGGAAGCCCAGGACGTGGCGGCCGAGGTGGTCGAACGGCTGCACGCCGCGGGCATCGACGTGGTGGTCCAGCGTGACGAGGCCACCGCCGTCAAGCTGGTCCAGCACCCCGGGGTCACCCTCGTCGACGACGCCGACACCGCCGCGGAGGGGTGCGAGCTGGTCTGCGTGCTCGGCGGTGACGGGACCATCCTGCGCGGCGCCGAGGTGTCGCGGGGGACCGGGGCGCCCCTGCTGGGGGTCAACCTGGGCCACGTCGGCTTCCTCGCGGAGGCCGAGCGGGAGGACATCGACGCCACCGTCGAGCACATCGTCGCGAAGACCTACTCCGTCGAGGAACGGATGACCCTCGAGGTCTCGGCCTACGTCAACGGGGATCCGGTCTACACCAGCTGGGCCCTCAACGAGGTGACGGTCGAGAAGGCCAACCGCGAACGCATGCTGGAGGTCGTCGCCGAGATCGACGGTCGCCCTCTCACCACGTGGGGGTGCGACGGCGTGGTCGTGGCGACGCCCACCGGGTCGACCGCGTACGCCTTCTCCGCGGGAGGGCCGGTGGTGTGGCCCGACGTCGAGGCGGTGCTCCTGGTCCCGATCAGCGCGCATGCCCTGTTCGCCCGGCCGATGGTGCTCGGACCCAGCTCGCACCTCGCCCTCGAGGTGGTCCCCGACACCTTGGGGACGGGCGCGCTGTGGTGCGACGGCAGGCGGGCCGTGGACCTGCCGCCCGGCGCCCGCATCGAGGTGGTGCGCTCGCAGACCCCCGTCCGGCTGGCGCGGCTGACCACGTCGCCCTTCACCGATCGGCTGGTGGCCAAGTTCGACCTGTCCATCCACGGCTGGCGCGGTGAGGCGCGGCGTGAGGGCGCGGTCCGCGGTGGCCAGGCGCCCTCGACCGCCTGA
- a CDS encoding succinate dehydrogenase/fumarate reductase iron-sulfur subunit: MSYEARFKVWRGDAAGGDLEDYAVEVNEGEVVLDIIHRLQATQAPDLAVRWNCKAGKCGSCSAEVNGMPRLLCMTRMSTFTEDQTITVTPLRTFPVMRDLVTDVSFNYQKAREVQAFSPPTDLQPGEYRMQQVDVERSQEFRKCIECFLCQDVCHVVRDHEDNKTSFAGPRFLMRVAELDMHPLDTADRRPAAKEEHGLGYCNITKCCTEVCPEHIKITDNALIPLKERVVDRHYDPVVWLGNKIRRRSS; the protein is encoded by the coding sequence ATGAGCTATGAGGCCAGGTTCAAGGTGTGGCGCGGCGATGCCGCAGGCGGTGACCTCGAGGACTACGCGGTCGAGGTGAACGAGGGCGAGGTCGTGCTCGACATCATCCACCGGCTCCAGGCGACCCAGGCGCCCGACCTCGCAGTCCGGTGGAACTGCAAGGCCGGCAAGTGCGGGTCGTGCAGCGCCGAGGTCAACGGCATGCCGCGCCTGCTCTGCATGACCCGGATGAGCACCTTCACCGAGGACCAGACCATCACGGTCACGCCGCTGCGGACCTTCCCGGTGATGCGCGACCTGGTCACCGACGTGTCCTTCAACTACCAGAAGGCGCGTGAGGTGCAGGCCTTCTCCCCGCCCACGGACCTGCAGCCCGGTGAGTACCGCATGCAGCAGGTCGACGTGGAGCGCAGCCAGGAGTTCCGCAAGTGCATCGAGTGCTTCCTGTGCCAGGACGTCTGCCACGTGGTGCGCGACCACGAGGACAACAAGACCAGCTTCGCGGGGCCCCGCTTCCTCATGCGCGTCGCGGAGCTCGACATGCACCCGCTCGACACCGCCGACCGCCGCCCCGCGGCCAAGGAGGAGCACGGCCTCGGGTACTGCAACATCACCAAGTGCTGCACCGAGGTCTGCCCCGAACACATCAAGATCACCGACAACGCACTGATCCCGCTCAAGGAGCGTGTCGTCGACCGCCACTACGATCCCGTCGTGTGGCTGGGCAACAAGATCCGTCGGCGTTCGAGCTAG
- a CDS encoding HAD-IIA family hydrolase: protein MPGLIDDYSAVVCDLDGVVYRGPDAVDFAVTALTALTVPILYATNNASRPPEEVAAHLSDLGLHVTGRDVATSSQAGAVALSGLLPAGARVLAIGGAGVREALEHAGFEVVTPQQAGEEPDLVVAGVLQGYGPSVTAADLAEAAYAVSNGAVWVATNTDATLPTHRGTAPGNGTLVAAVQRATGRDPLVVGKPHAPLYRLCADRLERPPAQVLAVGDRLDTDVAGAVEAGMDSALVLTGVDSVSSLAVAPPSQRPTYLLEDLRALTEPYLSVETDYVWWVCGGDRRRLVDGSWDVASAGSPIETARAGTACLHEAIDHEELGLDAVLRLVPEIDAWQ, encoded by the coding sequence GTGCCGGGACTGATCGACGACTACTCGGCGGTCGTCTGTGACCTCGACGGGGTCGTCTACCGCGGTCCCGACGCAGTGGACTTCGCTGTCACGGCGCTGACGGCGCTGACGGTGCCGATCCTCTACGCGACCAACAACGCCTCACGTCCGCCCGAAGAGGTTGCGGCGCACCTGAGCGACCTGGGCCTGCATGTCACGGGCCGCGATGTCGCGACGAGCTCGCAGGCGGGTGCCGTCGCGCTGTCCGGGTTGCTGCCGGCTGGGGCCAGGGTGCTGGCCATCGGCGGCGCTGGCGTGCGCGAGGCACTGGAGCACGCGGGTTTCGAGGTGGTGACGCCCCAGCAGGCAGGCGAGGAGCCGGACCTGGTGGTCGCCGGTGTGCTCCAGGGCTACGGCCCGTCGGTCACCGCCGCAGACCTCGCAGAGGCGGCGTATGCCGTGTCCAACGGAGCCGTCTGGGTGGCGACCAACACCGATGCCACGCTGCCCACCCACCGGGGTACCGCTCCGGGCAACGGCACCCTCGTCGCGGCGGTGCAGCGGGCGACGGGTCGCGATCCGCTCGTGGTCGGCAAGCCCCATGCGCCGTTGTACCGCCTGTGCGCGGACCGGCTCGAGCGTCCGCCGGCCCAGGTCCTTGCGGTCGGCGACCGGCTGGACACCGATGTGGCAGGGGCCGTCGAGGCGGGGATGGACTCGGCGCTGGTGCTGACCGGGGTCGACTCCGTCTCGAGCCTGGCCGTGGCACCACCCTCGCAGCGCCCCACCTACCTGCTGGAGGACCTGCGCGCGTTGACGGAGCCGTATCTGTCGGTCGAGACCGACTATGTGTGGTGGGTCTGCGGCGGCGACCGTCGTCGGCTCGTCGACGGTTCCTGGGACGTGGCCAGCGCAGGGAGCCCCATCGAGACGGCCCGGGCCGGAACGGCCTGCCTGCACGAGGCGATCGACCACGAGGAGCTCGGACTGGACGCGGTTCTCAGACTCGTTCCCGAGATCGACGCGTGGCAGTAG
- the recN gene encoding DNA repair protein RecN encodes MLSELRIQGLGVIDDAVLELHPGLNVVTGETGAGKTMVVTGLGLLLGARADAGLVRAGAGTAVVEGVVDVASDHPAALRAAEAGADVADGLVLVRSVSAEGRSRAHVGGRTAPVGVLGEIGEHLVAVHGQADQWRLRQSDQHRAVLDQFGGAPLDKVLQRYTEVYEAHRAAAAELASLREQARDRAREIEVLQHGLEQLEQVHPQSGEDADLRVEDERLGHAEGLRRAASLAHDHLAGEQEYAVESAPSAVERIAAARQALTGEVEHDPALRELDRRLADLGYLAADLAADLSGYLSDVEVDPARMAWVQQRRADLTTLTRKYGETIDDVLEWGRVSAQRLDTLMGSDSRIEALEPEVVRLAQERDTAAQALTKARSAAAKRLAAAVTGELAHLAMGQATVDVAVSPRTGGLAVHGGDDVEILLAANPGSPARTVAKAASGGELSRVMLALEVVTGAAGGSDVPTFVFDEVDAGVGGTAALDVGARLAALAQHAQVVVVTHLPQVAAYADRHLVVRKSSDGHITSSGVHALEGEDRLRELARMMAGVDTGTSLDHARELVDETASRRGSAARV; translated from the coding sequence GTGCTGTCCGAACTGAGGATCCAGGGACTCGGCGTCATTGACGACGCCGTGCTCGAGCTGCACCCGGGGCTGAACGTCGTCACCGGCGAGACCGGCGCGGGCAAGACCATGGTGGTCACCGGCCTGGGACTGCTGCTGGGCGCCCGCGCGGATGCCGGACTGGTGCGCGCCGGAGCGGGCACGGCCGTGGTGGAGGGCGTCGTGGACGTGGCCAGCGACCATCCCGCCGCCCTGCGGGCCGCCGAGGCTGGGGCAGACGTCGCCGACGGCCTCGTCCTGGTGCGCTCGGTGTCGGCCGAGGGCCGGTCCCGCGCCCACGTCGGAGGACGCACCGCTCCGGTCGGCGTGCTCGGCGAGATCGGGGAGCACCTCGTCGCCGTCCACGGCCAGGCCGACCAGTGGCGACTGCGGCAGAGCGACCAGCACCGGGCCGTGCTCGACCAGTTCGGCGGGGCACCGCTGGACAAGGTCCTCCAGCGCTATACCGAGGTCTACGAGGCCCACCGGGCCGCGGCCGCCGAGCTCGCGAGCCTGCGTGAGCAGGCCCGGGACCGGGCCCGCGAGATCGAGGTCCTCCAGCACGGGCTCGAGCAGCTCGAGCAGGTCCACCCGCAGTCCGGCGAGGACGCCGACCTGCGGGTCGAGGACGAACGCCTCGGTCACGCCGAGGGACTTCGCCGGGCGGCGTCCTTGGCCCACGACCACCTGGCCGGCGAGCAGGAGTATGCCGTGGAGTCGGCTCCCAGCGCGGTCGAGCGGATCGCCGCGGCGCGTCAGGCCCTGACCGGCGAGGTCGAGCACGACCCCGCGCTGCGTGAGCTGGACCGCAGGCTGGCCGATCTCGGGTACCTGGCCGCCGACCTGGCCGCGGATCTCAGCGGCTACCTCTCCGACGTGGAGGTCGACCCCGCCCGGATGGCCTGGGTCCAGCAGCGCCGCGCCGACCTCACCACGCTGACCCGCAAGTACGGCGAGACCATCGACGACGTCCTGGAGTGGGGTCGCGTCTCGGCCCAACGGCTCGACACCCTGATGGGTTCGGACAGCCGGATCGAGGCCCTCGAGCCGGAGGTGGTCAGGCTCGCCCAGGAGCGTGACACCGCGGCGCAAGCCCTGACCAAGGCGCGCAGCGCCGCTGCCAAGCGCCTGGCTGCCGCCGTGACGGGCGAGCTCGCCCACCTGGCGATGGGTCAGGCGACCGTCGACGTGGCGGTCAGCCCCCGCACCGGTGGCCTGGCCGTCCACGGCGGGGACGACGTCGAGATCCTGCTGGCGGCGAACCCCGGCAGCCCGGCCCGCACCGTGGCCAAGGCCGCCTCCGGTGGTGAGCTCTCGCGCGTCATGCTGGCGCTCGAGGTGGTCACCGGAGCAGCGGGTGGCAGCGACGTCCCCACGTTCGTCTTCGACGAGGTCGACGCGGGGGTCGGGGGCACCGCCGCCCTCGACGTCGGAGCCCGGTTGGCTGCCCTCGCCCAGCACGCGCAGGTCGTGGTGGTGACGCACCTGCCCCAGGTGGCGGCCTACGCTGACCGGCACCTCGTGGTCCGCAAGTCCAGCGACGGGCACATCACCTCCAGTGGCGTGCACGCCCTCGAAGGGGAGGACCGCCTTCGCGAGCTGGCTCGGATGATGGCTGGCGTCGACACCGGGACGTCTCTCGACCACGCCCGCGAGCTCGTGGACGAGACCGCCTCCCGGCGCGGCTCCGCCGCTCGCGTCTGA
- a CDS encoding DNA-3-methyladenine glycosylase — MAGQQDPSAFELGARLERAFFAEDVLDVAPALLGATIAHAGVTVRLTEVEAYAGTADPGSHAFRGPTPRTEVMFGRAGHLYVYFTYGMHWCANVVCGPEGEASAVLLRAGEVVGGEDLAAQRRSGIPRRDWTRGPARLATTLALRGDQSGVDACVPQGPLAFHAPTEHVPARRIRTGPRVGVAGAGGDAAAYPWRFWLDGEPTVSVYRPAKPRARRSDA, encoded by the coding sequence GTGGCTGGGCAACAAGATCCGTCGGCGTTCGAGCTAGGCGCGCGCCTCGAGCGCGCCTTCTTCGCCGAGGACGTCCTCGACGTGGCGCCGGCCCTCCTGGGGGCCACGATCGCGCACGCCGGTGTCACCGTGCGGCTCACCGAGGTCGAGGCGTATGCCGGGACGGCAGACCCGGGCTCGCACGCCTTCCGTGGTCCCACCCCGCGCACCGAGGTGATGTTCGGCCGGGCCGGCCACCTCTACGTCTACTTCACCTACGGCATGCACTGGTGCGCCAACGTCGTCTGTGGCCCCGAGGGCGAAGCCAGCGCGGTCCTGCTGCGGGCCGGTGAGGTCGTGGGGGGAGAGGACCTCGCGGCGCAGCGCCGCTCAGGCATCCCGCGCAGGGACTGGACGCGCGGCCCGGCCCGGCTGGCGACGACGCTGGCCCTGCGCGGCGACCAGAGTGGCGTCGACGCCTGTGTGCCGCAGGGACCGCTGGCGTTCCACGCTCCGACCGAGCATGTGCCGGCCCGGCGCATCCGCACGGGTCCACGGGTGGGTGTCGCCGGCGCTGGCGGGGATGCTGCGGCCTACCCCTGGCGGTTCTGGCTGGACGGCGAGCCGACGGTGTCGGTGTACCGACCTGCAAAACCCCGTGCCCGGCGCAGCGACGCATAG
- a CDS encoding fumarate reductase/succinate dehydrogenase flavoprotein subunit, whose product MTDLERHEYDVIVIGAGGAGLRAAIEAREQGLRTAVICKSLFGKAHTVMAEGGIAASMGNANEKDSWQTHFRDTMRGGKFLNNPRMAELHAKEAPMRVWELETYGALFDRTPDGRISQRNFGGHEYPRLAHVGDRTGLELIRTLQQKIVSLQQEDHRETGDYESRLKVFAELTITDILKADGAVAGAFGYWRESGRFVLFSAPAVILATGGIGKSFKVTSNSWEYTGDGHALALRAGASLVNMEFIQFHPTGMVWPPSVKGILVTESVRGDGGVLRNSDGNRFMFDYVPDVFRGQYADTEDEADRWYEDPENNKRPPELLPRDEVARAINNEVKEGRGSPHGGVFLDVSTRLPAEEIRRRLPSMHHQFKELADVDITAEPMEVGPTCHYVMGGVEVDADTAATSVPGLYAAGEVAGGMHGSNRLGGNSLSDLLVFGRRAGVGAAEYLAALGDSRPAVSEVDVDRAAETALAPFRDAAENPYTLHQELQQKMNDLVGIIRREGEVREALVMLDGLDERAKSVGVEGHRQFNPGWHLALDLRNMLAVCRCVALAALERTESRGGHTREDFPAMDPQWRAVNLICTLDDSDRVQLTRQPVPQIRQDLLELFERTELSKYLTEPELARLDAGVADSAQGSDQS is encoded by the coding sequence GTGACCGACCTCGAACGCCACGAGTACGACGTCATCGTCATCGGGGCCGGCGGTGCCGGGCTGCGGGCGGCGATCGAGGCGCGTGAGCAGGGACTGCGGACCGCGGTGATCTGCAAGAGCCTGTTCGGCAAGGCGCACACGGTCATGGCGGAGGGCGGCATCGCGGCGTCGATGGGCAACGCCAACGAGAAGGACAGCTGGCAGACCCACTTCCGGGACACGATGCGCGGCGGCAAGTTCCTCAACAACCCGAGGATGGCCGAGCTGCACGCCAAGGAAGCCCCCATGCGGGTGTGGGAGCTCGAGACCTACGGGGCACTGTTCGACCGCACTCCCGACGGTCGCATCAGCCAGCGCAACTTCGGCGGCCACGAGTACCCCCGGCTCGCCCACGTCGGCGACCGCACCGGCCTCGAGCTGATCCGCACCCTCCAGCAGAAGATCGTCAGCCTCCAGCAGGAGGACCACCGCGAGACCGGTGACTACGAGAGCCGGCTCAAGGTGTTCGCCGAGCTGACCATCACCGACATCCTCAAGGCGGACGGCGCGGTGGCCGGTGCGTTCGGCTACTGGCGCGAGTCGGGGCGCTTCGTGCTGTTCTCGGCGCCGGCCGTCATCCTCGCCACCGGCGGCATCGGCAAGTCCTTCAAGGTCACCAGCAACTCGTGGGAGTACACCGGCGACGGCCACGCGCTGGCGCTGCGTGCCGGGGCGTCCCTGGTCAACATGGAGTTCATCCAGTTCCACCCCACCGGCATGGTCTGGCCGCCCTCGGTCAAGGGGATCCTGGTCACCGAGTCGGTGCGTGGTGACGGGGGAGTGCTGCGCAACTCCGACGGCAACCGGTTCATGTTCGACTACGTCCCCGACGTCTTCCGCGGCCAGTACGCCGACACCGAGGACGAGGCGGACCGCTGGTACGAGGACCCGGAGAACAACAAGCGACCCCCTGAGCTCCTGCCGCGGGACGAGGTCGCCCGCGCCATCAACAACGAGGTCAAGGAGGGCCGCGGCTCACCGCACGGTGGCGTCTTCCTCGACGTGTCGACGCGGCTGCCGGCCGAGGAGATCAGGCGGCGGCTCCCCTCGATGCACCACCAGTTCAAGGAGCTCGCCGACGTCGACATCACGGCCGAACCCATGGAGGTCGGCCCGACCTGCCACTACGTCATGGGTGGCGTCGAGGTCGACGCCGACACCGCGGCCACGTCCGTGCCGGGACTGTATGCCGCGGGCGAGGTCGCGGGAGGCATGCACGGCTCCAACCGCCTCGGCGGCAACAGCCTCTCCGACCTGCTGGTGTTCGGCCGTCGCGCTGGCGTCGGCGCCGCGGAATACCTTGCGGCGCTGGGGGATTCGCGCCCGGCCGTCAGCGAGGTCGATGTCGACCGCGCGGCCGAGACGGCCCTCGCGCCGTTCCGTGACGCCGCGGAGAACCCCTACACGCTGCACCAGGAGCTCCAGCAGAAGATGAACGACCTCGTCGGGATCATCCGGCGCGAGGGTGAGGTGCGCGAGGCCCTGGTGATGCTGGACGGGCTGGACGAACGCGCGAAATCCGTAGGGGTGGAAGGACATCGGCAGTTCAACCCCGGCTGGCACCTGGCCCTCGACCTGCGCAACATGCTCGCGGTGTGCCGCTGTGTCGCCCTCGCGGCACTGGAGCGCACCGAGTCCCGCGGGGGACACACGCGCGAGGACTTCCCGGCCATGGACCCGCAGTGGCGGGCGGTCAACCTCATCTGCACGCTCGACGACTCCGACCGCGTGCAGCTCACCAGGCAGCCGGTCCCGCAGATCCGCCAGGACCTGCTCGAGCTCTTCGAGCGCACCGAGCTGTCCAAGTACCTCACCGAACCCGAACTGGCCCGTCTCGACGCGGGCGTCGCCGACAGCGCGCAGGGGAGTGACCAGTCATGA